A window of Pullulanibacillus sp. KACC 23026 genomic DNA:
AACGGGCGATTCGTCATGCCATTGAAGTGGCTTGGAGCCGTGGAAACATTGATTCCATTTCAAGTCTTTTTGGATATACCGTTTCCATGTCTAAAGCGAAACCAACTAATAGTGAATTCATCGCCATGGTAGCCGATAAGCTCCGAATCGAGCATAAGGCGGGCTAAGTAACGCGGGGAAAGAAAATTGAGGGTTAGGGTTAACCCTATACATTATAGAGAAGACAACTTGTTTTTGGACTACATACACATAAACTTATCTATTTCACCCAGTGAATCGGGAAAGATTTGTTGGGTGTTTAATTTGTTTGGCTGCAGTCAAAAAAGAGATCGTTGTCTCCCGAATCGAAAACCAAAGAGGTTAGGACAGACGTATGTTACGAATAGAAAAAACCGAACTTATTCACGCCTTTTAACGTGATGGGTTCGGTTTTTTATTTATAAGTTAAGCAATTTATGAAACACTCCGTCAAAATATGTCGCTTTCCGGGGGGGCACGGCCTCAGCCTCTTCAGCAAGGAAAACGTTTGCTTGCGGGGTCTTCAGACACGTGCTGTTCCCGCAGGCGTCTCCGTATTTTGACTACGCTATCTACTTGTTTCTGTATTTATAAACATTTAGTGTTCGGAATTTAAGTCAGTTAATTTAGTTTTGTCCAAGCCTCCTTTGGTTTTAATTCGGATTCAGCGAAAGCTTCAGACGTTCATTTATCTGTTGCGGATAACGATTCATGGGAATACTTAATGGAGCAGGCTCAGGCTGTATGCACATGGACTTATGGCAATGAATGAAAGAGTTGAGGGATAATGACAGTCCTCAAGCTCTTTTTCTTTTTGATGAAACGTGACAAACTTGTAAGGTTTGACTGGTATTTTGAAAGCTAAATCAATGGGTCTCTCAATCCAATTGATCTATAGTGAAAGAGTAAAGCAAGACTTGAAAGTTTACGAAGTGGAGGCGTTGGTGTGAGTCAAATTGTTGTGAATGCAAAAAACATTTATAAAATCTTCGGGAAGAAACATGAAAATCAGTTTTCAGCCTTAAATGATGTCTCTTTTACCATTAAAAAAGGTGAATTTGTTGGAGTCATGGGGCCATCCGGTGCGGGTAAAACCACCCTTCTAAATGTTATTTCCACTTTAGAGAAACCGACAAATGGCACGGTCGAAATCTCGGATGTTGAGATCACCAAGATGAAGCAAAGGGAGCTGGATGATTTTCGCTCAACCCAATTGGGCTTTATTTTTCAAGATTTTAATTTATTGGAGAACCTCACTGTTTATGAAAATATTGCGTTGCCTTTATCGCTCCAAGGGGTTTCCTCAAGAAAAATTAAACCAAGGGTGGAAACGGTAGCGAAAAAATTAGGAATTGAATCGATCTTAGAGAAATATCCTGCGACGATCTCGGGTGGTCAAAAGCAACGGGCTGCCGCTGCAAGAGCGCTTGTACATGAGCCAGCTATCATTCTCGCGGATGAGCCGACTGGCGCCCTCGATTCAAAAAATGCCAAAAGTTTGATGGAGGCACTCGTTGATTTAAATCGTCGTGATGAGGTGACTATTATGCTGGTGACCCATGATCCTCTAAGTGCCAGTTACTGTAAGCGAATATTATTTATCCAAGACGGCCTGCTTTATAAAGAAATTTACCGAGAAGGATCTACAAATGAATTTCATCAACACATTTTAAATGTTCTGTCTGAGTTTGCCACAACAGATGTTGATGAGTAGAAGGGAGGACTTTCTTTGCTATTAAAACTTTCCTTTTCAAGTGTAAAAAAATTATTTAAAGATTATCTTATCCTCTTATTTGGGCTAACGATCTCAATCTCTATATTTTATATGTTTGAAGCTTTAGCTCAGAATAAGGCGTTTGTTCAGTCGAATGCCATGGTTGGTTCGATTATGTTTATTTTTCATGTAGGGAGCTTTATTTTAGCTTTCATCACGCTTTTTTATATTTTCTATGCGACTTCCTTTATTCTTTCCTTGCGACAAAAAGAATTGGGTTTGTACATGACGCTTGGAGCAAAGAAATACAAAGTCACTCAGTTGATGTTTTTTGAAACCTTCATGATTGGCTTAGCCTCACTGCTTATTGGCCTTGTGGTTGGGATCGGGTTATCTGCTGGGGTCTCTGACCTGCTCATGAAGCAATTGGATTTTTCGGCAAAAGGGTTTCATCCGTATCTTTCATCGGCTGTATGGACAACTGTGATTTTCTATATTGCCCTCTTTCTTCTAACCGCGATTGTGAACGCTGTGAAACTCGGAAGATTGCCCGTTCTAAAATTGATCCATGCTGATCAAGAAAAGGATAGGGAACTTTCAAGAGGTGTCAGGACGTTAATTGGGGCCATTGTGGCTATTGCTCTGATTGGGGCAGGCTATTATGTGATTTTTGAGATTAAACAATTTCTGCAATATGGGGTTCTTCTAGCCGCGGTTACCATTACGGTCGGTACGTATTTTCTCTTTATGTCGCTTCTTCCCTATTTTTTAAAGAAGGTAAAACGTATACGCCTGATTAATGAAAAGGATCTTAACTCTTTTACCATTGGCCAGCTTATTTTTCGTATTTCCAATTTAACTAAAGTGCTCGGGACGGTCTCTATGCTCATCGCACTTGGACTCGGTGCCATGACAGCCAGTTTATCTTTTTATAATAATATTTCCGTACAAGCTTCAATGGCCTACTCTTATGATTTAACGGTCTTTCAACCGAGTCAATCGGAAATGAAGCTTATACACACCTTAACGACGACTGAGAAGAACGTGTACCATTATAAAGTGACCGATCAAGGTGTTTATTTTTTGAAAGAGGATCTGTTAAAGAATCGGCCATTAATTAACTCTTTTAATCCGAACTCATTCGATCAACCGAAGTCCAAGAGAATACAGGCGGGTCTTCCTAAAAATCAATACAGCGATAAAGGAACAAATGGGTTTTCGCTGATGCCGCAACCTTGGAAAACCGCTCTATCGAATGAACTTGGTGCTAATTCACAAATGTTTGGAAAGCGGACTCTATATATCTTAGACAAAGCAAGCTATAACAAGCTGGCCGCTGACCAACATGCCTTGCTGATTGCAAAAGTTCCTCAGTTTACGAAACATCTAGACGTCTTCCAAAAAATTGATGAACAGCAAAAGGAACTAGCTAAAACCTATACAGGAATCAAGCCTGCTGAATTAGACAGCGAATATGAAAATTATCTTGTTTTAAAAGAATTTGCGAGCGGAACCATCTTCATGGGTGTTTTCTTAGGCGTCGCCTTCTTATTGATGATGGTGAGTGTTTTAATGTTTAAATTATTATCAAGCGCTACGGTGGACATCAAAAGATATGAGATGTTGAGAAAAATTGGGGTGAGACGCTCTTTATTGACCCTTTCGATTTATAAGGAGCTTTTCCTTGTCTTTCTATTTCCTGCTTTAGTCGGTTTCGCCCATGTATTAGTTGGCATGAAAATGTTTGGGGTCATTCTCATACATCCTTATACGAAAATCTGGTTACCGATCTGTATATTCCTTGTCATTTATGGATTTTACTATGTGCTAACCGTTCAAATGTACAAACAGATCGTGTTACCAAAAGAAAAATGAGTGGCGATTATAAGAAGAGAAAAAGGACCCTTTCATCTGGCGTGATGGAAAGGGTCCTTTTTAGCTTTACAAAACGGGCGGGTGATTGGTTGGGTTTTGTTTTGAAGCGGCAGATGGTTCCTTGTCTTCTGCTTCAGGCTTATAGGCGACAAGAACAACGCCTAATTGTTGTTCGAACTCATTAAGCGCTCGCTCTTGATCTTCTGTTAAATGGGCATATTTCATTGAGTCGCACCTCCACCCCCATTATTGACAATGTACAGGCAACTATTCATTTGTCGACAAGTCATTGAAGGTTTCGTGCTGCATGATGAGAGGCGGATAGCGAATCTAGGTTGCGCCGCCCATTTACACGTTACATTTTTCTTTTGAAACGGTCAGCCACATAATGGCGCTTTCGGTCTCGATAAAAAATCCAACCGCCTATAAAGCCGACTCCTGCTAAAAAGAGGATAAGTCCGATGACAAGCTGGAGCCAAAGCCAAGGGAAGAGGGGCTGTAAGATATCAAACACAGAGTCTCTCATTAATTTGACACCGACTACCGCTAACGCTCCAGGGATTACTAATATCAAAAGTGCAATATAACGGCTCATACAGGTCGCATCCTTTAGTTAAATGATTCGCTCACCTCAGTGAATAAACTTGAGGGGCCGAGGTGAACGGGTATTTTTGAATTAACCTTATTTTAAATTAGTGTAACGCATGTCTCTTGTCGTGTCTATTTGTCTTTCTCTAGAACTCAAGGTAGAATAAATGAGGACAATGAAAAAAATTGCAGAGGTTGATCTCTGAATGAACACATTGGTCATTTTAAGCCCAGGTGAAGGCCTGGCCGTCTTGCACCGTATCGAAAGCTTTGAACTTGTAACGATTACAGCGATTTTAACGTCCCGTCCAACAGAAGCGCTGAAACATTTAGCCCTAAAACGGTCGATTGCTTTGGTGTCTTCAGTGGAAGATCAGTTAGTGAAGAAATTGGATTTAGTTATTGATGCACGAAAAACGTTGGATAAGGAAAAGGATTTTACGGCTTTATTCCAAGGCATCCCGTATATTCCGAGTCAAGTCGTAAACTGGGTTATCCATTTAATGATGGAAAAAGAGACACTGATCGCTCATTTGCAGCAACAAGCTGATCTTCGCAGTCTCATCTTGAATTTAACCCATGACGGGATGATTGCGATCGATGCAAATGAAACCATTACTATAATGAATCCTAGCGCTGAGAAGATTATGGGGCTAACCGCGGAAAATGCGATTGGCTCACATGTCAAGGATCTGGTCGCGAGCACACAATTGCCGCGTATCCTAAGGACGCAGAAACCCGAAATTAATCAAGAACAGGAACTGCACAATGGTAAGAAAATCATTACGACGCGTCTGCCTATTACAGATGTAAAAGGAAACCTATTAGGGGCATTTGCTGTTTTTAAAGACATAACAGATATTAAAAAGCTTGCAGAAGAAGTGACGAATTTAGAGAGTATTCAAGAGATGCTAAATGCGATCATTCAGTCATCTGATGAGGCCATCTCTGTTGTGGATGAAGAAGGGAAAGGCTTGCTGATCAATCCCGCTTACACCCGTTTAACCGGATTAAGTGAAGCCGATGTGATAGGTAAACCGGCAACAACCGATATCTCTGAGGGGGAGAGCATGCATATGAAAGTGCTCAAAACCCGCAAAGCCGTCAGAGGTGTTCGCATGCGGGTAGGACAGGCTAAGCGTGAAGTGCTTGTGAATGTGGCTCCCATCATCGTAAATGGAAATCTAAAGGGAAGCGTCGGTGTCCTTCATGATGTCTCCGAGATCTCGGCTTTAACCGATCAATTAAATCGTGCCAGGCAAATTATCCGAACTCTTGAAGCCAAATACAGCTTTGAGGATATTGTCGCCACCTCTGAAGAAATGAAGGCAGTGATTGAACAAGCTCAGCTTGCAGCGAACATCCCTATTACAGTCCTTTTAAGAGGAGAGTCGGGGACGGGAAAAGAATTGTTTGCGCATGCGATTCATAATGCGAGTTCAAGGCGTTATAACAAATTCGTTCGAGTGAACTGTGCGGCTATTTCTGAATCTTTATTAGAAAGTGAGCTTTTTGGTTATGAAGAAGGTGCATTTTCAGGTGCCAAAAAAGGCGGGAAACGAGGTTATTTCGAAGAGGCGAATGGCGGAAGTTTATTTTTAGACGAAATCGGTGAATTATCGACGTCTATTCAAGCGAAGCTATTAAGGGTCTTACAAGAAAAAGAAATCGTCCGAGTAGGTGGAACAACAGCCATTCCTATTGATGTCCGGGTGATTGCTGCAACCAATGTGGATTTGGAGCAACGCATTCTTGAACATGAATTTAGAATGGATTTGTATTACCGGCTTAATCGAATGCCTATCTATATCCCTGCCTTAAGAGAAAGAAAAGAAGACATACCTGAGCTGTGCGTTCATCTTATAAATAAAATTAATCAGGATTTCGGAAGGCATGTTGAGGGGATTGATCCAACCGCCATATCCATTCTAAACCGCTATGATTGGCCAGGAAATGTCCGGGAATTAGAAAATGTTCTTGGCAGAGCGATCATTCATATGAGCGTGTCCGAAAGCCTTATTCAGCCTTCGCACTTAAGGGAAATGTCTCTAAATAACGAGCGGGATAAGGTGAATCCGAATGTGATCATCCATCCATCTATGTCGCTTAATGCTCAATTAGAGGCTTTGGAAAAGTCCATTATTCATGAGTCACTTGAGGCACATGAATCGAATCGGACGCAGACGGCAAGAGCGCTGGGTATATCTGTAAGAAATCTGTATTATAAGATGCAGAAATATGGACTAGATTAGAAACGCGCAAAAAAGGGCGTGCAACATCTTGCACTAATGAAAAAAATTGCAAACCGGGTTACTTGTAATGAAGCGCTTTCATAGTATTTTTACTTTGGCATGAAACTTGCATGAGGAATTGTGGAGATACTGACTAACAGAAGATATAAAGTTGGGAAATGGATTAGAAACCATTAGGAGGTATTTAGTAAGATGGAAATTATGCGCTATATGGAGAAATACGATTATGAACAATTGCTTTTTTGCCAAGATAAGGCTTCTGGGTTAAAAGCTATTATCTGTATTCATGACACGACCCTCGGACCTGCATTAGGTGGAACACGTATGTGGACCTATGCGTCCGAAGAAGCTGCGATTGAAGATGCGCTTCGCTTGGGAAGAGGGATGACTTATAAAAACGCAGCGGCTGGATTAAATCTTGGCGGCGGGAAAACAGTGATTATCGGCGACCCGCGTAAGGATAAAAATGAAGCCATGTTCCGAGCATTTGGCCGTTTTATTCAAGGATTAAATGGACGCTACATTACAGCAGAAGATGTGGGGACATCGGTTGAGGATATGGACTTAATTCATGAAGAGACAGAGTTTGTTACAGGGATCTCACCTGCCTTTGGCTCTTCAGGAAACCCATCACCCGTTACAGCTTATGGTGTCTATAAAGGCATGAAAGCTGCGGCGAAGGTAGCGTTTGGCTCTGATTCTCTTGAAGGAAAGACAGTCGCTGTTCAAGGCGTTGGACATGTGGCTTACAGCTTATGTGAGCATCTTCATGCTGAAGGAGCCCAGTTAATTGTAACGGATATTAACGAAGCTTCTGTAAAACGGGCGGTTGAAGCATTTGGCGCAAAAGCCGTTGATCCTTCAGACATTTATGGGGTCGAGTGCGATATATTTGCTCCATGTGCGCTTGGCGCGATTGTCAATGATCAAACCATTCCGCATCTAAAAGCAAAAGTCATTGCGGGTTCAGCCAATAATCAGTTAAAAGAAGATCGCCATGGTGACCTTATCCATGAAATGGGAATTGTTTATGCACCAGATTACGTCATTAATGCTGGAGGGGTCATCAATGTTGCGGATGAATTAATCGGCTATAACCGTGACAGGGCTATGAAGAAAGTAGAAGGCTTGTATGACCGCCTTATGGATATCTTTAATATTTCAACAAGAGATGGGATTCCAACATATAAAGCAGCGGATCGGTTAGCTGAGGAGCGAATTGCGACGCTTAAGAATTCAAGAAGCACGTTTTTAAGAAATGGCCATCATATATTAAGCCGCAGATAAAATAAGCCGGTTAAAACGATCATAAGTTGGGAATGCCTAAAATAAGTTTAGGCATTCCGGTTTATGACCAGATACTAAAAGTAGGTACAAAAAAATAAAGCGTAAATGGAACAAAAGTGTAGTATAATTTGATAGGAAGACATCATTATAATTAAAACCTCTAAATGGATCGGCTCTGGAAAAACTTGAATAATAGCTCTTTTTGCTTTGTTAGATTAAGGGTTTAAGCTTTCCTGAAATACAAAAGTAGGATTCTTTTGTTAGAAGACGGTTACTTAGTGAAAGGGGAGATTTTTTATGGCCGAAAATTATGATCTCGTCATATTAGGTGGTGGTACAGGCGGTTACGTGGCTGCCATTCGCGCTTCACAGCTAGGACTCAAAACAGCTGTTGTAGAAGCGGGGGCATTAGGCGGAACCTGTCTTCACAGGGGCTGTATTCCCAGTAAGGCCTTGCTCAGAAGTGCAGAGGTCTTTGCCACAGCAAAGGCTGGGGACACTTATGGAGTGATAACGGAAAAGGTAAGCTTGGACTATCAGCGGGTGCATGAACGGAAAGAGAGCATTATCAACCAGTTGCATGCTGGCGTAGAAATGCTTATGAAAAAAGGAAAAATTGACGTGTTTGATGGCTTTGGCCGTATCCTCGGACCATCGATCTTCTCGCCAATGCCTGGAGCCATTTCCGTCGAATTTTCAGATGATCGAGAAAATCAAGTCTTAATCCCTGAAAATGTCATCATTGCGACCGGTTCTAGACCACGGTCATTACCTGGTCTGGATCTCGATGGAGAGCGAATTTTAAGTTCTGATGATGTGGTTGGCATGACGACACTGCCTGAGTCCCTTTTAATTGTTGGAGGCGGGGTAATTGGGGTTGAATGGGCTTCAATGTTTGCTGACTTTGGCGCAAAAGTCATCGTCATCGAATATGCGGACCGGCTTCTTCCTTTAGAAGATGAGGCGATCTCTAAGGAAATGAAGCGTCAGTTGGAAAAGAAGGGCGTCCAAGTGGTGACTTCTGCAAAGGTTCTTCCAGAAACATTAGTTAAAGGTGAGGAAGTTTCCATTCAAGCAGAAATAGGTAAGAAGAAGTCAACCTTTTCTGCTGAAAAAATGTTGGTTTCAGTAGGACGCTTACCTAATACAGAAGATATTGGTCTGCAGAATACCACTATTAAAACGGATAAAGGCTACATTTTAACTAATAAATTTTATCAAACTGAGGAATCCCACATTTACGCGATTGGTGATTGTATCGGTGGATTACAGCTGGCCCATGTGGCGTCTCATGAAGGGATTAAGGCGGTGGAGCATCTTGCCCGTTTAAAACCCGAACCGATGGAAGCAGCTCTCGTTCCACGTTGTATTTATACACGTCCGGAAGCGGCGGCTGTTGGTCTTACGGAGAAAGAAGCTAAAGAAAAAGGATTTAAAGTCAAAACGGGCATTTTCAAATTTAATGCGATTGGAAAAGCGCTTGTTTATGGGGAACCAGAAGGATTTGTCAAAATTATGAAGGATGAAGCGAGCCAAGATATTTTGGGTGTGCATATGATCGGTCCGCATGTGACGGATCTCATATCAGAAGCGGCCCTTGCACGAGTCTTGGATGCGACCCCATGGGAAGTGGCAGAGACGATTCACCCTCATCCGACTCTTTCTGAAATTATGGGAGAGGCAGCGCTTGCTGTTGAAGGGCGTGCCATCCATTCCTAGTCATTGATTGTTATTAGGAGACTATAAGGAGTGATTGAAATGACGTTAACTCAAAATCGCCACGAGGTTCTAGGGTTAAGTAACGAAACGGTACTTGAGATGTATGAAACGATGCTTCTTGCTCGACGAATTGATGAACGGATGTGGCTGCTTAACCGCTCCGGTAAAATTCCTTTTGTGATTTCGTGTCAGGGGCAGGAAGCTGCCCAAGTGGGTGCGGCCTTTGCTCTTGATCGCGAGAAGGATTATACCGCCCCTTATTACCGAGATATAGGCGTTGTTCTTGCTTTTGGGATGACGGCAAAGGATCTCATGCTAAGCGGGTTTGCAAAAGCGGAGGATCCAAATTCGGGCGGCCGTCAGATGCCGGGGCATTTTGGTTCGAAAAAGCTTCGGATTCTTACCCAATCTTCACCTGTCACCACCCAAGTGGCTCATGCAGTAGGGGTCTCTTTAGCGGGCCGAATTAAAGGGGAGGAAATCGTGACTTTAACCACATTTGGAGAAGGCTCCTCCAACCAAGGCGACTTTCATGAATCTGCTAATTTTGCAGGGGTACACAAATTGCCGGTTATTTTTATGTGTGAGAACAATCAATATGCGATATCTGTTCCTGTGACCAAGCAGCTGGCTTGTGAGCGTGTTTCAGATCGCGGCATTGGTTATGGAATGCCTGGCGTAACGGTAGATGGAAACGATCCATTAGCCGTTTATAAGGCGGTCAAAGAAGCAGCGGACCGCGGCCGGCGCGGTGAAGGACCTTCTCTGATTGAGACCGTTTCTTATCGACTCACACCGCATTCGAGTGATGATGATGATCGGACCTATCGTCAATCGGAAGAAGTGAACGAAGCCAAGCAGAAAGATGGTTTATTAACGTTTGCGGCTTACCTCAGGGATTGCGGCATTTTATCAGAGGAGAAAGAACAGGAAATGAACGATCGGATCAAACAGATTGTGGATGAAGCAACCGATTATGCAGAAAGAGCCCCATATGCTGAGCCAGAAACGGCCATGAAATATGTGTACGAGGAATAGGAGGGAACGCTCATGCCAGTGATTTCGTATATTGAAGCGGTCACACAAGCCATCAGAGAGGAAATGGAGCGCGATGACAATGTCTTTATTTTAGGTGAAGACGTCGGCGTTCGCGGTGGTGTATTTCGGGCAACAGACGGTCTTATGGACGCCTTTGGAGAAAAGCGAGTCATCGATACGCCATTGACAGAATCAGCGATAGCGGGCGTCGCGATTGGTGCGGCCATGTATGGGCTGCGGCCAATTGCCGAGATTCAGTTTGCTGATTTTATTTTGCCCGCTGTTAACCAAATCATCTCAGAAGCAGCTAAAATTCGCTATCGTTCAAATAATGATTGGACCGTACCGCTTACGATTCGAGCGCCTTATGGTGGAGGCATCCACGGAGCCCTCTACCATTCCCAGTCGGTTGAAGCGCTCTTTGCCAATGTGCCTGGATTGAAAATTGTCATGCCATCCACTCCATACGATGTTAAAGGCTTGCTCAAATCGGCGATCCGCTCAAATGATCCCGTTCTCTTTTTTGAACATAAACGCGCCTATCGCCTTATAAAAGGAGAAGTGCCAGAGGAAGACTATACGGTACCGATCGGAAAGGCAAACGTTGTCCGGGAGGGTGAGGACCTTACCGTCATCACCTATGGTCTCGCGGTTCATTTTGCCTTGCAAGCGGCTGAAAAATTGGCTGAAGAAGGCATTAATGCCCATATCCTGGACCTTCGCACCGTTTACCCGCTTGATCAAGAAGCGATTATTGAAGCGGCATCGAAAACAGGGAAAGTTCTTCTTGTGACGGAGGCAAATAAGGAAGGCAGTATTATGAGTGAAGTGGCAGCGACCATTGCTGAGCACTGTCTATTTGAATTGGATGCCCCTATTCAACGTTTGGCAGGTCCCGAGATCCCTTCTATGCCATATGCCCCAACACTTGAGAAATATTTCATGATAAATCCTGAAAAAGTTGAACAGGCAATGAGAGAGCTTGCGGAGTATTAATGGAGGTGTGACAAGTGGCGACAGAAAAAATGACGATGCCAAAGCTTGGCGAAAGTGTTACAGAAGGAACGATAAGCAAATGGTTGGTAAATGTGGGGGATGTTGTCAATAAATATGATCCCATTGCTGAAGTGACTACAGATAAAGTGAACTCAGAAATTCCTTCCTCTTTCAGTGGGAAGATTCTTGAATTAACGGCTGAAGAAGGGGCTACTCTTGAAGTGGGAGAAGTCATCTGCGTTATTGAAGTAGAAGGTTCCAAATCCCCCGATCAGCCAGAAGAAAATCCGAACGTTCAGAGTCAGGAACTGAACGGTACTCATTTGAATTCAACTGATGAGAACGCAGAAGAAGCATCGCTGAAAAAACGTTATTCACCTGCTGTACTTCGGCTTTCTGGCGAGCATGGAATTGACTTGAATCAAGTTACCGGGAGCGGAAAAGGAGGACGTATCACCCGTAAGGACCTCCAAAAAATCATTGAGTCAGGGAATCTGCCAAAAGAAAATCTCGGCACCGCGCCGGGAGCAAAAGCGATTGAACAACCGGCTCAAACGGCTCCATTATCAGGTCGTTCAATTCCATCTGTAACAAGTGAAGCCCCATCTGTTCAACCCGGTCCTGGCGATGTTGAGATTCCGCTAACCGGTGTTCGCCGAGCGATTGCAGCAAAC
This region includes:
- a CDS encoding ABC transporter ATP-binding protein; its protein translation is MSQIVVNAKNIYKIFGKKHENQFSALNDVSFTIKKGEFVGVMGPSGAGKTTLLNVISTLEKPTNGTVEISDVEITKMKQRELDDFRSTQLGFIFQDFNLLENLTVYENIALPLSLQGVSSRKIKPRVETVAKKLGIESILEKYPATISGGQKQRAAAARALVHEPAIILADEPTGALDSKNAKSLMEALVDLNRRDEVTIMLVTHDPLSASYCKRILFIQDGLLYKEIYREGSTNEFHQHILNVLSEFATTDVDE
- a CDS encoding ABC transporter permease, translating into MLLKLSFSSVKKLFKDYLILLFGLTISISIFYMFEALAQNKAFVQSNAMVGSIMFIFHVGSFILAFITLFYIFYATSFILSLRQKELGLYMTLGAKKYKVTQLMFFETFMIGLASLLIGLVVGIGLSAGVSDLLMKQLDFSAKGFHPYLSSAVWTTVIFYIALFLLTAIVNAVKLGRLPVLKLIHADQEKDRELSRGVRTLIGAIVAIALIGAGYYVIFEIKQFLQYGVLLAAVTITVGTYFLFMSLLPYFLKKVKRIRLINEKDLNSFTIGQLIFRISNLTKVLGTVSMLIALGLGAMTASLSFYNNISVQASMAYSYDLTVFQPSQSEMKLIHTLTTTEKNVYHYKVTDQGVYFLKEDLLKNRPLINSFNPNSFDQPKSKRIQAGLPKNQYSDKGTNGFSLMPQPWKTALSNELGANSQMFGKRTLYILDKASYNKLAADQHALLIAKVPQFTKHLDVFQKIDEQQKELAKTYTGIKPAELDSEYENYLVLKEFASGTIFMGVFLGVAFLLMMVSVLMFKLLSSATVDIKRYEMLRKIGVRRSLLTLSIYKELFLVFLFPALVGFAHVLVGMKMFGVILIHPYTKIWLPICIFLVIYGFYYVLTVQMYKQIVLPKEK
- a CDS encoding DUF2627 domain-containing protein; protein product: MSRYIALLILVIPGALAVVGVKLMRDSVFDILQPLFPWLWLQLVIGLILFLAGVGFIGGWIFYRDRKRHYVADRFKRKM
- a CDS encoding sigma-54-dependent Fis family transcriptional regulator; this encodes MNTLVILSPGEGLAVLHRIESFELVTITAILTSRPTEALKHLALKRSIALVSSVEDQLVKKLDLVIDARKTLDKEKDFTALFQGIPYIPSQVVNWVIHLMMEKETLIAHLQQQADLRSLILNLTHDGMIAIDANETITIMNPSAEKIMGLTAENAIGSHVKDLVASTQLPRILRTQKPEINQEQELHNGKKIITTRLPITDVKGNLLGAFAVFKDITDIKKLAEEVTNLESIQEMLNAIIQSSDEAISVVDEEGKGLLINPAYTRLTGLSEADVIGKPATTDISEGESMHMKVLKTRKAVRGVRMRVGQAKREVLVNVAPIIVNGNLKGSVGVLHDVSEISALTDQLNRARQIIRTLEAKYSFEDIVATSEEMKAVIEQAQLAANIPITVLLRGESGTGKELFAHAIHNASSRRYNKFVRVNCAAISESLLESELFGYEEGAFSGAKKGGKRGYFEEANGGSLFLDEIGELSTSIQAKLLRVLQEKEIVRVGGTTAIPIDVRVIAATNVDLEQRILEHEFRMDLYYRLNRMPIYIPALRERKEDIPELCVHLINKINQDFGRHVEGIDPTAISILNRYDWPGNVRELENVLGRAIIHMSVSESLIQPSHLREMSLNNERDKVNPNVIIHPSMSLNAQLEALEKSIIHESLEAHESNRTQTARALGISVRNLYYKMQKYGLD
- the bcd gene encoding branched-chain amino acid dehydrogenase, which produces MEIMRYMEKYDYEQLLFCQDKASGLKAIICIHDTTLGPALGGTRMWTYASEEAAIEDALRLGRGMTYKNAAAGLNLGGGKTVIIGDPRKDKNEAMFRAFGRFIQGLNGRYITAEDVGTSVEDMDLIHEETEFVTGISPAFGSSGNPSPVTAYGVYKGMKAAAKVAFGSDSLEGKTVAVQGVGHVAYSLCEHLHAEGAQLIVTDINEASVKRAVEAFGAKAVDPSDIYGVECDIFAPCALGAIVNDQTIPHLKAKVIAGSANNQLKEDRHGDLIHEMGIVYAPDYVINAGGVINVADELIGYNRDRAMKKVEGLYDRLMDIFNISTRDGIPTYKAADRLAEERIATLKNSRSTFLRNGHHILSRR
- the lpdA gene encoding dihydrolipoyl dehydrogenase, translating into MAENYDLVILGGGTGGYVAAIRASQLGLKTAVVEAGALGGTCLHRGCIPSKALLRSAEVFATAKAGDTYGVITEKVSLDYQRVHERKESIINQLHAGVEMLMKKGKIDVFDGFGRILGPSIFSPMPGAISVEFSDDRENQVLIPENVIIATGSRPRSLPGLDLDGERILSSDDVVGMTTLPESLLIVGGGVIGVEWASMFADFGAKVIVIEYADRLLPLEDEAISKEMKRQLEKKGVQVVTSAKVLPETLVKGEEVSIQAEIGKKKSTFSAEKMLVSVGRLPNTEDIGLQNTTIKTDKGYILTNKFYQTEESHIYAIGDCIGGLQLAHVASHEGIKAVEHLARLKPEPMEAALVPRCIYTRPEAAAVGLTEKEAKEKGFKVKTGIFKFNAIGKALVYGEPEGFVKIMKDEASQDILGVHMIGPHVTDLISEAALARVLDATPWEVAETIHPHPTLSEIMGEAALAVEGRAIHS
- a CDS encoding thiamine pyrophosphate-dependent dehydrogenase E1 component subunit alpha, which translates into the protein MTLTQNRHEVLGLSNETVLEMYETMLLARRIDERMWLLNRSGKIPFVISCQGQEAAQVGAAFALDREKDYTAPYYRDIGVVLAFGMTAKDLMLSGFAKAEDPNSGGRQMPGHFGSKKLRILTQSSPVTTQVAHAVGVSLAGRIKGEEIVTLTTFGEGSSNQGDFHESANFAGVHKLPVIFMCENNQYAISVPVTKQLACERVSDRGIGYGMPGVTVDGNDPLAVYKAVKEAADRGRRGEGPSLIETVSYRLTPHSSDDDDRTYRQSEEVNEAKQKDGLLTFAAYLRDCGILSEEKEQEMNDRIKQIVDEATDYAERAPYAEPETAMKYVYEE
- a CDS encoding alpha-ketoacid dehydrogenase subunit beta, translated to MPVISYIEAVTQAIREEMERDDNVFILGEDVGVRGGVFRATDGLMDAFGEKRVIDTPLTESAIAGVAIGAAMYGLRPIAEIQFADFILPAVNQIISEAAKIRYRSNNDWTVPLTIRAPYGGGIHGALYHSQSVEALFANVPGLKIVMPSTPYDVKGLLKSAIRSNDPVLFFEHKRAYRLIKGEVPEEDYTVPIGKANVVREGEDLTVITYGLAVHFALQAAEKLAEEGINAHILDLRTVYPLDQEAIIEAASKTGKVLLVTEANKEGSIMSEVAATIAEHCLFELDAPIQRLAGPEIPSMPYAPTLEKYFMINPEKVEQAMRELAEY